The window GTCCTCCAGGACTCCGTGGATCACTTCGGGGCGGTGGTTGAGCCGCCGGTCCCGTACGACGTCCCAGAGTGAACCTGCCGCGCCCGCCTTCTCGTCCCGTGCCCCGTAGACCACACGGGCCACCCGGGACTGCACGAGCGCGCCCGCGCACATCGTGCACGGCTCCAGGGTGACCACCAGCGTGCACCCGGAGAGCCGCCACTCGCCGAGCGCCGCGGCGGCCCGGCGCACAGCGAGGATCTCGGCGTGCGCGGTCGGATCACCGGTCGCCTCGCGTTCGTTGTGTCCCGTGGCGAGCAGGGCGCCACCCGGGCCGAGGACGACGGCGCCGACCGGCACATCGCCGGCCCGCGCCGCATGCGCGGCCTCGTCCAGGGCGCGGCGCATGGGCGCCCGCCACGGGTCCCGTACAGGATCGTGCGGTTCTGGCAGTCGGTGCGGGCCCGGTCGTTCGGTCACCCGCGGACCCTAACGGACGGTTTCCAGGACCTCGGCCGCTCCCAGCGCGTCCGCGATCTCCACCAGTGCGTCCGTCCGCAGCATCAGCAGCTCCTTCTCGGGGAGTCCGAGGTCGGCCAGGACCCCGGTGTCACCGAGCGGACCCGTCGGTACGGCGTCGGCGTCGAGCCCGTCGTCGTTGTCGTCGTTGTCGTTGTCGTCGAGGTCGGTGTCGTTGTTGTTGTCGGTGGTGTGGTCCGGCTCGCCGTCCTCCGTACCGTCGAGGCCGACGAGCTCTTCGAGGGCGGCAATCGAGTCCTCGGCCTCGGGTTCGCGGCCGAGCAGTTCATCGGTGAGCAGGATCTCCCCGTAGGAGGAGCGGGCGGCGGCGGACGCGTCCGAGATGTAGATACGGGGGTCCTCCTCACCGTCCACCCGGATGACGCCGAACCAGGCGTCCTCCTGCTCGATGAAGACGAGCACCGTGTCCTCGTCCACCGAGGCCTCACGGGCCAGATCCGTCAGATCGGACAGGGTCTCCACATCGTCGAGTTCCGTGTCGCTCGCTTCCCACCCGTCTTCGGTGCGCGCGAGCAGTGCGGCGAAGTACACCGTGACTCTCCCACTGGTCATAGGGGTGTCGGTCCGGCGGGAGGACAGTCGGTGATCCGGCTGTCCTGTGCCCCGCCCATCGGAATCGTGGCAGAAACAGAGCGTTCGCGAGAGGAGTTCGACCGTTGCGTCGTCCATGAGTTGTCGACAACACCGCTTCCAGGGGGCCGTCCGGCGGTCCCGGCGGCTACCAGCGGAAGGTCCGCATCCGCATGGCTTGGCGCATTCGGGCGGCCCTGGCCCGGCGTGGCTGGACCCGGTCGCGCAGCGCCTTCGCCTCATGAAGCTCACGCAGGAACTGGGCGCGGCGCCTGCGGCGCTCCTCGTCCGTCTCGGGCGCGTCCAGCGTGTCCCGGCGGCCCTGCGTGTCCTGCGGTTCCGGCTGGCCCCGCTCCTGCTGCTCCCCGTCGGGCATCGGCGCATCACCCCAAGCCTGGGTCCGTATGCCGACACCTTCCCTCCGAACGGGTGATTGATGCCAGCGCACGGGTGCGGGTGGCCCGGCTACTGTTGAGCCCATGCGGATCCACGTCGTCGACCACCCGCTGGTCGCGCACAAACTCACCACCCTGCGCGACAAGCGCACCGACTCCCCGACCTTCCGGCGGCTCGCCGACGAGCTGGTCACCCTGCTCGCCTACGAGGCCACCCGGGACGTGCGCACCGAGCAGGTCGACATCGAGACCCCGGTGACGCCGACCACCGGCGTGAAGCTGTCGCACCCGCGGCCCCTGGTCGTGCCGATCCTGCGGGCCGGTCTGGGCATGCTCGACGGCATGGTGCGGCTGCTGCCGACCGCCGAGGTCGGCTTCCTGGGCATGATCCGCAATGAGGAGACGCTCAAGGCGGAGACGTACGCCACGCGGATGCCGGAGGACCTCTCGGGCCGCCAGGTGTACGTCCTGGACCCCATGCTCGCCACCGGCGGCACGCTGGTCGCGGCCATCCAGGAGCTGATCAAGCGTGGTGCGGACGACGTCACCGCCGTCGTGCTGCTCGCGGCGCCCGAGGGCGTCGAGGTGATGGAGCGCGAGCTGGCCGGTACACCGGTCACCGTGGTCACCGCCTCGGTCGACGAGCGGCTCAACGAGAACGGCTACATCGTGCCGGGGCTCGGCGACGCGGGCGACCGGATGTACGGCACCGCCGGCTAGGGCCTCTCGTTTGGATCATGCTGGGCTCGCGGGGTCCGGCACGCACATCTGCGGCGTTGTCGTCAGTCTTCCCCGAGCTCTCGGCTTCGCTCGAGCGGGGGAGACCCCATTCGCTCCGCCTGGGGTCCTTCCTCCGCCTTGCAGCTGCACGCACCGGACCCCGCTCCCTGATCCGGCCTGATCCGAACGAAAGACCCTAGGCGCTGCCCGGCCCGACGTTTCCGAAGAAGGCTCTCGGCCCTCGCATCCTGCACTGCGGTGTCATCCGCAGGAGGGTGCGGGGGCCGGCTTGTTCAGTGCGGCAAGGGCCGCAGCAGCGGCCTTCGGGGTGTTCAGCTTCTTGAACGTCGTGCCGAGGATCAGATCGACATCCGCCGTCTTTCGGGTGTCGGTCTTCGGCGTGGCGCCCGTCAGCTGCGTACCGAGGACCGGGAACGTGCCGTTCGTGGCCGTCGGGGCGCCCAGCAGGATCCCGGGACCGGGGACCTTCTTGTCGTACGCGGCAGAGGCGTTGCCCACCTTGCCGATGCGGAAGCCGCGCTTCTTCAGCTCGTCGGCCGCGGCCTTCGCGAGCCCGCCGCGCGGTGTCGCGTTGTAGACGTTGACCGTGATCCTCGCCGGCTTCGGGAGCGCCTTCGCGGGCGCCGACGGCTTGACGGAGGGGCAATCGGCCTTGCGGTCGGCGGCGCTGGCCGTCCTGTCGCCGGTGAAGACGTCGATGAGCTGCAGCGTGCCCCATCCGGCCACCCCGAGGGTCACCACGGAGGCGAGGGACACGAGGACCAGTCTGCGGCGGTGCCGGGGACGCCGCATGCGCGGATACTTGTCGCCCGTGATGCGGTACTTTCCGCCCAGGCCGGGGGGAGTGAGCATGCTCATGGGCGCAGCGTAGTGCGACCCGGTGAAGATGCGTACTAAATGATCAACCGATGGCACCCGTCCGGGTGCGAAAGCACCCGAAAGCACCCGATGGGTGCCGTTCGTCAGCCGAGTTCGAGGACCCGGGCGTGCAGAACCTGGCGTTGCTGGAGCGCTGCGCGGACCGCGCGGTGCAGCCCGTCCTCCAGATAGAGGTCGCCCTGCCACTTCACGACGTGCGCGAACAGGTCGCCGTAGAACGTGGAGTCCTCGGCGAGGAGGGTTTCGAGGTCCAGCTGACCCTTGGTCGTCACCAGCTGGTCGAGGCGGACCGGGCGCGGCGCGACATCCGCCCACTGCCGGGTGCTTTCCCGGCCGTGGTCGGGATAAGGCCGCCCATTTCCGATGCGCTTGAAGATCACACGGAAAGCCTACCGGCCAAGAGCCTCCGGGCGCAGCTATGGAGCGCTACTGCGATGCTGGCCAGAGCGTCATAAATGCAGACATTCCGGAATAGAGGCCGTGATGAGTGGCAGCGACAGCACGGGCGGGAGCGCGGAATCGGGCATCGGAGACGGCGTCGGAGCGGGCCCGGGGGAGGACGTCGGCGTGCTGCCGCAGCAGGCCCGGGAGATCGCGGACGGGTACGTCGTCGACGGCGCCGCCCTCGACCTGGGTGCGCTGCTCTGGGACGGTGCCTGCCTGCCTGCTGCACAGATCCGCATCCCGCTGGCGATGCTCAACCGGCACGGACTCGTCGCCGGCGCCACCGGCACCGGCAAGACCAAGACCCTCCAGCTCATCGCCGAGCAGCTGTCGGCCAACGGTGTGCCGGTCTTTCTCGCCGACATCAAGGGCGATGTGTCCGGCATCGCCGCTCCCGGCGCGCCGGGCAGCAAGGTTGCCGAGCGGGCCGGGCAGGTCGGGCAGCAGTGGGAGGCCAAGGGCTTCCCGTGCGAGTTCTACGCGCTCGGCGGCATCGGCCCCGGCATTCCGCTGCGGGCGACGGTCACCGACTTCGGCCCCGTACTGCTCTCCAAGGTGCTCCAGCTGAACCGTACGCAGGAGCAGTCGCTCGGCCTGATCTTCCACTACGCCGACGCCAAGGGCCTGGAGCTGGTGGATCTGAAGGATCTGCGGGCCGTCGTCGCGTTTCTCGTCTCGGACACCGGCAAGCCCGAACTGAAGGGGATCGGCGGGCTCTCCACGGCCACGGCCGGGGTGATTCTGCGGTCGCTCACCGCCTTCGAACAGCAGGGGGCGAGCGACTTCTTCGGCGAGCCGGAGTTCGAGACGGCGGAGTTCCTGCGGCAGGCGCCGGACGGCCGGGGGCTGGTTTCCGTGCTGGAACTGGCGGCCGTACAGGACAAGCCGCAGCTCTTCTCGACGTTCCTGATGTGGCTGCTCGCGGATCTCTTCCACGATCTGCCGGAGGTCGGCGACCTCGAGCGGCCCAAGCTGGTGTTCTTCTTCGACGAGGCGCATCTGCTCTTCAACGGGGCGTCGAAGGCGTTCCTGGACTCGATCACGCAGACCGTGCGGCTGATCCGTTCCAAGGGAGTGGGCATCTTCTTCGTCACGCAGACTCCGCGCGACGTACCGGGGGATGTGCTGGCGCAGCTCGGCAACCGGGTGCAGCACGCGCTGCGGGCGTTCACCCCGGACGACGCGAAGGCACTGCGGGCGACGGTGAAGACGTTCCCGAAGTCGTCGTACGACCTGGAGGAGTTGCTGACCGGGCTGGGCATCGGCGAAGCGGTGATCACCGTGCTGAGCGAGAAGGGCGCGCCGACGCCGGTCGCCGCGACCCGGCTGCGGTCGCCGCAGTCGCTGATGGGTCCGCTCGGCGCGGCGGGACTGGACGTGGCGGTGAAGGGTTCGTCGCTGTACGGGAGTTACGCACAGCCGGTGGACCGGGAGTCGGCGTACGAGAAGCTCACCGCCGAGCACGAGGCGGAGCAGCGGGCCGCGGCGGAGGCCGCGGGCCGGCCGGCGAAAGAGCCGGCGAAGAGGTCCGGACAGCCGGAGGACGATGCCTCGCTGGTGGAACAGGTGGTGGGGAGTGGAGTGTTCCGGTCGCTGGCGCGGTCGGTCGGGACGCAGCTGGGGCGGGAGATCTCGCGCTCGCTCTTCGGTACGGCGCGCCGCAGGAGGTAGCGGAGGCGGTGGGGTGGGAGCCGGACAGCGGCTCCCACCCGGGAGCAGCCGGCACGGCGGCCGTGCGCCGCCGCGGCCTCACCTCTTCTTTGCTGCCGCCGCCTTCGCCGCCGCCTTCGCCTCCTGTTTGTGCGCGCGGACCTCGGCGAGTGACTCGGGGCCGGTGATGTCGGCGACCGAGCGGTGCGACCCCGCCTCCCCGTAGGGCCCCGCCGCGGCCCGCCAGCCGGTCGGCCGGACGTCCAGCTGCTTGCCGAGCAGCGCCAGGAAGATCTGCGCCTTCTGGGCACCGAACCCGGGCAGCGCCTTCAGCCGTTTCAGCAGCTCGGCGCCGGTCCCGGCGTCGCTCCAGACCGCGCTCGCGTCACCGTCGTACTCCGCGACCAGGAACTGGCACAGTTGCTGTACCCGTTTGGCCATGGAGCCGGGATAGCGGTGCAGAGCGGGTTTGGCGGTGAAGAGCTCGGTGAACGCCTCGGGGTCGTAGGCGGCGATCTCGTGGGCGTCCAGGTCGTCGGAGCCCATCCGCTGCGCCAGGGCGAACGGGCCGGAGAAGGCCCACTCCATCGGGACCTGCTGGTCCAGCAGCATGCCGATCATGGCCGCGAGCGGGCTGCGGCCGAGAAGCTCGTCCGCCTCCGGCTGCTGAGCGATCCGCAAAGTGATGGCCTTGCTCTTGTTGCTCTGTGTCATGTCTTCGATCATCGCGACAGCGGCGGGCGACGGCGAGTCCAGGTGCCGCCGATGGCCGATCGCCGCCGCTGAAGAGGGGACGACGAAGGGCAATCGTCGATGTACTCGCGGCCGTAGGTGCCCGGCAGCGGCCTGGCTCAGACAGACGGTTGCCAGCCGAGAGCCGGGCCGAGCTCGGTGGCGATGTCGGTGAGGATCTGGACGTAGTCGTCGTGGTCGAAGGTGAAGGGCAGTGCGAACGCGACCTCGTCGACCTCCCGGAACGCGGCGTGCGCATGGAGCCGTTCAGCGATCTCGGCGGAACTTCCGACGAGATCGGGCGCGAACATCATGCGGGCCGGCCCCTGCGGAGCGGTGGTGCGAGGCATCCGCTTGTGGGCGTATGCCTCGTACTTGGCGCGCTGCTGTGCCGAGGCGGTGTCGGTGGGGATGACGACCAGCCCGTGGGAGACGCGGGCACGCTCGCCGTCGGGGTGATGGGCGCGGAAGGCCCGGATGTGTGAGAGCTGGATCTCGGCGAAGTCCTCCGACTCCTCCGCCTTCACGACACTGCTGGTCAGGAAGTTCATGCCCTGCTCACCTGCCCAGCGTGCCGACCGCAGGCTGCCGCCGCCGTACCACATACGGTCGGCCAGGCCGGGTGAGTGCGGCTGGACGCGGTCGGAGTACGCCTCGAAACCCTCCGTACCGCTGAAGTCCGTGGCCGGCTCCCCGCGTACGAATTCCAGGAGCCGTCGCACACGCTCGTAACCGAAGT is drawn from Streptomyces sp. NBC_01717 and contains these coding sequences:
- a CDS encoding LLM class flavin-dependent oxidoreductase, whose product is MPPTSKPLRKLGFLTIGLFDETDPRRGHESTLSIIELGERLGFDSAWVRHRHLQYGISSPVVVLAAASQRTSRIQLGTAVTPLGWENPLRLAEDLATVDILSGGRLNPGVSVGPPMQYERVKHALYPDTADAEDFGYERVRRLLEFVRGEPATDFSGTEGFEAYSDRVQPHSPGLADRMWYGGGSLRSARWAGEQGMNFLTSSVVKAEESEDFAEIQLSHIRAFRAHHPDGERARVSHGLVVIPTDTASAQQRAKYEAYAHKRMPRTTAPQGPARMMFAPDLVGSSAEIAERLHAHAAFREVDEVAFALPFTFDHDDYVQILTDIATELGPALGWQPSV
- a CDS encoding type II toxin-antitoxin system VapB family antitoxin codes for the protein MIFKRIGNGRPYPDHGRESTRQWADVAPRPVRLDQLVTTKGQLDLETLLAEDSTFYGDLFAHVVKWQGDLYLEDGLHRAVRAALQQRQVLHARVLELG
- the tadA gene encoding tRNA adenosine(34) deaminase TadA; translated protein: MRRALDEAAHAARAGDVPVGAVVLGPGGALLATGHNEREATGDPTAHAEILAVRRAAAALGEWRLSGCTLVVTLEPCTMCAGALVQSRVARVVYGARDEKAGAAGSLWDVVRDRRLNHRPEVIHGVLEDACSAQLTAFFRDR
- a CDS encoding LytR C-terminal domain-containing protein, with protein sequence MSMLTPPGLGGKYRITGDKYPRMRRPRHRRRLVLVSLASVVTLGVAGWGTLQLIDVFTGDRTASAADRKADCPSVKPSAPAKALPKPARITVNVYNATPRGGLAKAAADELKKRGFRIGKVGNASAAYDKKVPGPGILLGAPTATNGTFPVLGTQLTGATPKTDTRKTADVDLILGTTFKKLNTPKAAAAALAALNKPAPAPSCG
- the upp gene encoding uracil phosphoribosyltransferase; its protein translation is MRIHVVDHPLVAHKLTTLRDKRTDSPTFRRLADELVTLLAYEATRDVRTEQVDIETPVTPTTGVKLSHPRPLVVPILRAGLGMLDGMVRLLPTAEVGFLGMIRNEETLKAETYATRMPEDLSGRQVYVLDPMLATGGTLVAAIQELIKRGADDVTAVVLLAAPEGVEVMERELAGTPVTVVTASVDERLNENGYIVPGLGDAGDRMYGTAG
- a CDS encoding HhH-GPD-type base excision DNA repair protein, translating into MTQSNKSKAITLRIAQQPEADELLGRSPLAAMIGMLLDQQVPMEWAFSGPFALAQRMGSDDLDAHEIAAYDPEAFTELFTAKPALHRYPGSMAKRVQQLCQFLVAEYDGDASAVWSDAGTGAELLKRLKALPGFGAQKAQIFLALLGKQLDVRPTGWRAAAGPYGEAGSHRSVADITGPESLAEVRAHKQEAKAAAKAAAAKKR
- a CDS encoding helicase HerA-like domain-containing protein, yielding MSGSDSTGGSAESGIGDGVGAGPGEDVGVLPQQAREIADGYVVDGAALDLGALLWDGACLPAAQIRIPLAMLNRHGLVAGATGTGKTKTLQLIAEQLSANGVPVFLADIKGDVSGIAAPGAPGSKVAERAGQVGQQWEAKGFPCEFYALGGIGPGIPLRATVTDFGPVLLSKVLQLNRTQEQSLGLIFHYADAKGLELVDLKDLRAVVAFLVSDTGKPELKGIGGLSTATAGVILRSLTAFEQQGASDFFGEPEFETAEFLRQAPDGRGLVSVLELAAVQDKPQLFSTFLMWLLADLFHDLPEVGDLERPKLVFFFDEAHLLFNGASKAFLDSITQTVRLIRSKGVGIFFVTQTPRDVPGDVLAQLGNRVQHALRAFTPDDAKALRATVKTFPKSSYDLEELLTGLGIGEAVITVLSEKGAPTPVAATRLRSPQSLMGPLGAAGLDVAVKGSSLYGSYAQPVDRESAYEKLTAEHEAEQRAAAEAAGRPAKEPAKRSGQPEDDASLVEQVVGSGVFRSLARSVGTQLGREISRSLFGTARRRR
- a CDS encoding tRNA adenosine deaminase-associated protein is translated as MYFAALLARTEDGWEASDTELDDVETLSDLTDLAREASVDEDTVLVFIEQEDAWFGVIRVDGEEDPRIYISDASAAARSSYGEILLTDELLGREPEAEDSIAALEELVGLDGTEDGEPDHTTDNNNDTDLDDNDNDDNDDGLDADAVPTGPLGDTGVLADLGLPEKELLMLRTDALVEIADALGAAEVLETVR